Sequence from the Gemmatimonadaceae bacterium genome:
TTCCGGGCCCTCGTGACGCGCCGGCGTTTACCGTAATGAGGTCGGGGCGCGCCCATAGCCGGCGGCCGTGCACGTCATACGCGAAGGTACCAACGGTCGTCGTTACGACGACTGAATGGTCCACAGTCACGAGTGGCGGGAGCGGATACGATATGAGTACGCGTTCCGCGCGCGGCGCGACCAGCCGCGCTTGCCACGACGGATCCGACTTCACAAGAGTCGCGACCGCCGGACGCGCGAGTTGTGCCGCAGGACGGTAGTCGACCGTCACCGAAACTCCCGGCGCGCACGGCACACCTGACGTGACATCGCAGGCGTGGACGAGAGGGTCGGAGCGAGTGGCTGGACGATCGTGCGACGTGGCATGGATCTCACCACTCCAGGTGAGCAAGTAACTCGCGATCCCGCTGCGCCCGTAGTCCGCCGGCCGCGCGGACACGTCTATGCTGTCGACGTGCCCCCTTCCATCGAGCCACGCATGAGATTCAAAACGGTACGTCTCATCGATGCTCGAACCGCGATCATTCATGGAGATCAGCAACTCGGCGATCGTCGTATCCCCGTCGCCGAGCCATTTCGCAAATTGGAGCTCGGAGCACGCTGATCGGTTGGGACTCAGGTCCCACAACGACGCCGGAACGTGGCGCGGCTCGAGTGTACTCGCGCGCTCGAGGCAACCGCGGAGCACGCGAAGGTTGTTCGCGGGGCCAATGGCGTAGTCGGATGGGCGCGCGTCACGGTGGGCGTAGCTCGCGGTAAACAACACCCCGGAGACATCGGAGAAGTAGCTACGATATGTCCGAAGGGGAGCCGTTCTGTCACGAATGAGCAGGCGCGGTTGCACGCCGCCGTGAAAGCCGAGCGCAAAGCCAGCGCTGTCGGCGCCCGCGAGGCCAGGCGTCACGCACGCACTGTCACCTCTGGCGAGATCTCCAAGCTCGTGGGGATAATGGCCGGCGTGGCGGGCGGCGTATACCTCAGCACAGCTCATCACCACGCGCGCGGAGCGAATGGCGGCGGCGGCGGGCGCAGGGCTCGGATGCCAGTTGACGTAGATGCTGCCAAAGGCCGGCGACAGGCCCACGAACAGCACCGCCGGCGAAAGACCAACGCCGCGGTACCATGACCCGTCATCCTCTGCCGTCGTTTCGTCTCGCAGGAGCGCGCGAATCAACCATCCCCGAGAAACGGTGATGCACAGCAGGAAGTGCGGTTGTTGGAGTACTCGAAAGAGCTCGAAGCACGCTTCAGCCGCGTGTGCCGGACTCCGAAGAATGGTCGGTAGGAATGGGATGGCGACCAGCACCGGGAGCGCCACGAGCAATACAATGCTTGCACCGAATGAGAGGCCGCGGACGAGTGCGCGCGCACGCTTGCCATTTGCCGTCACGAGCGCCAGATCCGATACCGCCAGTGCGGCCGCGAGAGCGACGTACGTGCGCCAGATGTAGGTCGACCACCAGTGTTCGCCCATGAGGCTCGAGAGCCATAGGGCGTATCCGCCTAAACCGATCACGGTTGCGAGGAGGACGATCATTACAGCTTCGAGCGACGCAGAGTCCTGTCTTGCTCTCGATGCAGATGACATCAGCTGGTCGTATTGAGACTTCCGGCGGGGACATCACACGCGGCCGCGCACTCGCCTTGCGTCACCCGGAGCATCGTATGAATGAGCATTACCGCGGTGACTGAAACGCGATGAGCACCCAATCGGAGCTGACGATGTACAACATTCCACGGCGTCCAAGGGCTGGGCGTGAATACATCGGCCGGCCCGGCAGGATCGCTGTCCAGCGCGGGGCCCCCTCGTCGTCGTAGGCGTCCAACGACCACTCGAGCGTGGTGAGATTCGTCAACCGCGACACGACAAACGCCACGTCACCCGCCGGCGTAACG
This genomic interval carries:
- a CDS encoding PQQ-binding-like beta-propeller repeat protein, with translation MIVLLATVIGLGGYALWLSSLMGEHWWSTYIWRTYVALAAALAVSDLALVTANGKRARALVRGLSFGASIVLLVALPVLVAIPFLPTILRSPAHAAEACFELFRVLQQPHFLLCITVSRGWLIRALLRDETTAEDDGSWYRGVGLSPAVLFVGLSPAFGSIYVNWHPSPAPAAAAIRSARVVMSCAEVYAARHAGHYPHELGDLARGDSACVTPGLAGADSAGFALGFHGGVQPRLLIRDRTAPLRTYRSYFSDVSGVLFTASYAHRDARPSDYAIGPANNLRVLRGCLERASTLEPRHVPASLWDLSPNRSACSELQFAKWLGDGDTTIAELLISMNDRGSSIDETYRFESHAWLDGRGHVDSIDVSARPADYGRSGIASYLLTWSGEIHATSHDRPATRSDPLVHACDVTSGVPCAPGVSVTVDYRPAAQLARPAVATLVKSDPSWQARLVAPRAERVLISYPLPPLVTVDHSVVVTTTVGTFAYDVHGRRLWARPDLITVNAGASRGPGKTILIVDSSGVLHALAPGGVDTWRVTLGRQPRFPPLWSGKMIFVVSDTVVTAVSARGEIRWTHPFRDYAFGVAAADDGGMYLHRADQLEHLSVNGMRDASAPINSLRPCASDSARRQGPVLSACGDSGFRAVLWPSGDRRLMRFPEESGPQREREVLVSTSAIRDDGTVLDDRDHEPVRVIAPDMSIRWRVPGNPAEVYVNPVAVRSYVACLVSDGRVAWIDENGGEFATTDLGKTGDRFSKLAADADGSVYVLADNGTLFALHAPEKPSPRR